The sequence TCGGCAGCTTGGCCTGCAGTGCCTTGCGGAGCACGAAGCGGGTCTGCGGCAGCGGGCCCTCGGACGCGTCGACCAGCAGCACCACGCCGTCGACCATGGTCAGGCCGCGCTCGACCTCGCCGCCGAAGTCGGCGTGGCCGGGCGTGTCGATGATGTTGATGGTGACCGGCGCGCCCTCGGCCGGCTGGTAGCTGATCGCGGTGTTCTTGGCGAGAATCGTGATGCCCTTTTCCCGCTCCAGGTCCATGGAGTCCATCACGCGGTCGGCCATCTCGCCGCGCGCGTGAGACTGTCCGCCCTGCCGGAGCATGGCGTCGACCAGGGTGGTTTTGCCATGGTCGACGTGAGCGATGATGGCGACATTGCGGAGGTCGGTGCGGGTCTGCATGCGGCCATTGTCCCCGGTTCGGGTTGCCGTTCGCGGCGCGGGGTCAAGTCCGGAACATTGGGATCTTTTGGGCGTTTTGCGGGTCGGCCGGTGCTGGTCCGGGGTGGTCCCGGGTCGGGCCGAGCCGCGAGCTACACTGGTCGGCGGACCCGAGACCCCGCTTATCCAGCCGTTTTGACCCTCCCGTCAGGGCGGTAGTAAGGTCTCGGGGTTGTCGTGTGTCGTTGATGCTGGCGAGCTGCGTTGTCTCGGCCCGTGCAGCTCACCCTAAGGAGCCCTACTCAATGCCGCCCAAGAAGAAGACTCATGAGGTAACCCTCGCGCTTGAGGCGGGTAACGCCGCGATGGTCGACCTCGGTAAGATGCTCGGTCCGACCGGTGCCAACATGCGTGCCGTCAAGGTCGAGTACGACGAGGCCACCGCGAAGAACCGGGGCGAGATCATCCCGGTCATCGTGACGGTCTACGAGGACCGCAGCCACACGCTGGCCTACAAGACCCCGCCGACCAGCTTCCTGATCCGCAAGGCGCTGGGCATCCAGTCGGGCGCGTCGAACCCGCTGACCCAGACCGTCGGCACCCTCAGTGCCACGCAGGTCAAGGAGATCGCGGAGCGCAAGCTTCCCGACCTGAACGCGAACGACCTGGACGCCGCGATCAACATCGTGAGCGGCACCGCGCGTTCGATGGGTGTCAAGATCGCTTCTTGATCCCCGCGTCGGCAGAACGGCCCCGGACCTCGGTCCGGGGCCGTTCTGCGTCTCAGCGGGCCTTGGGCGTGATGACCTCGTCCAGCAGGCCGTACTCCAGGGCCTCGGCGGCGCTCAGGCTGCGCCCGGCGGACAGGTCGTCCTCCACCCGGCTGCGTGGCCGGCCGGTCACCTCGGCCAGTCGCACCACGACCTCCTCCAGCTCCCGCAGGTGCTGCCCGGCCGCGGCGGCCACCTCGTCGGCCGTCCCGGTCACCCCGGCCGCCCGCGGCTCGGTGAGTTTGAACCGGGCGTGCCGGTAGGCCGCGCGCCGGTCGGCGGCCGCCAGCACCGCCAGCGCGGCGCCGCCCGCCTCCGCGGTGACCAGCGAGTGCACCGGGGACACCAGCGCGTCGAGCACGTCGACCACGGCCAGAGCGGCGCTCAGATCGCCGCCCGGGCACGCCACGTGCAGCTGGATCGGCGCCTGGCCGGCCGCGTCCAGGGTGAGCAGGGCCGCCGAGAGGGCGGTCGCCACCTCGCTGGTGAGCTGGCCGCGCAGCATCACGATGCGCTGTTCGAAGAGGCGTTCCTCCAGCCAGCCGGGGAGACCGGGGCCGGCGGGTGGCAGGTCGGCCGGCTGGTTCGGCTGCTGCGGCGGGAAGCCCCACCGCGACGGATCATGTCTCAGGTTCATGCGGCGCCTCCACGTCTGCCGGCGGGCTCCCGCCAGCGTACGTGGGAAACAGCCGCGACTCCGGGGTCCGGCACCGGCCATGCAACCCGTGGTGTCCGCGAGTCGTCAGGGAGGTGTGACAGCGAAGGAGGTCTCGTGAGAAACGAGCGCGACGAGCAATTCCACCGCTTCGTGGTGTCCCGGAGATCCGGTCTGGTGCGTACGGCGACCCTGCTCACCGCGGGTGACCCCCACCTGGCGGAGGACCTGGTCCAGTCGACGCTGACCAAGCTCTACGTGGCTTGGCCGTCGTTCCAGCGGGCCGGCAATCCGGACGGTTACCTGCGCCGTGTGCTGGTCAACGCGTTGACCGACGAGAAGCGGCGGTGGTGGCGTCGGCGGGAGGAGCCGATGGCGGACGTGCCCGACCGGGCCGTGGCCGTCGACCCGTTGGCGCACGGCGAGCTGGCGGACGGGCTGCGCGCGGCCCTGAAGCAGCTGCCCCCACGGATGCGGGCGGCCCTGGTCTTCCGCTACGTCTACGACCTCGACGTCGCTGACACCGCCGACGCCCTCGGTTGTTCCGAGGGCACGGTGAAGAGCCAGACCGCCCGGGCCCTCGACCGGCTCCGGGCCGTCATCGGCCAGAACCCGTCACTCGCCCACCTCTGAGCAGGGAGGAATCCCATGACGAATCTGCGTGAGCAGCTCGCCGGCCTCGCCGGGACGCCGATCGAGACGACCACCGCCCAGGCCGACGCCGACCTGGCCCGCGGCCGTGGCGCGCTGCGCCGCCGCCGGGCCGTGCAGACCGCCGCCGGTTCCGCGTTCGCCGTCGCCGTCGCGGCCGCGGCCGTCGCGTTCACCACGGCCGGCAACCCCACCGACGCCGCCCCGATCGCCGGTGCGGTGCCCGCCACCGCCGTCGCCGCGCCCACCACCGGCTCGTTCCAGCTGGTCGCCTACACCGGCAAGCAGCCCGCCGGCTTCTCCGTGGACCGGGTTCCGGCCGGCTGGGAGGTCCAGGGCATCGACGAGTACTCGCTGGTGCTGGCCCCGGAGGGCGCCAAGCCACGGAACAGCGCGGCGCCGCTGGGCGACACCGCCGACACCGACCCGAACAGCTTCGTCGGCAAGGTCGCCGTGATGCTGCAGTCGGTCGACGAGAAGGGCACGCCGTCCGGCGAGCGGGTCCAGGTCGGCGGGCTGGCCGGCACGCTGGTCAAGAAGGAGGGCAACAGGGACGGCCGCACCCTGTACGTGCCGCAGCCGTCCGGGGTGAACCTCCAGGTGCAGGTCTGGGACGGGATCGGCTGGTCCGCCGAGCAGATCGTCGAGTTCGCCGAGGGCATCCACGTCAACACGAACGCCAAGCCGGGCCGGGGCTGACCGGGCAGTAACGCCGTGCCCGGCCGGCAGTGACCGGATAACAACCGACGACAGACACCGGATCCGGGCGCGCCAATCGCCCGGATCCGGCGTGCATCAAGCTTTACCAGCCGCGCGCACGCCACTCGGCCAGGTGCGGGCGCTCGGCGCCCAGAGTGGAGTCCCGGCCGTGGCCCGGATAGAACCAGGTGTCGTCCGGGAACCGGTCGAACAGCTTGCGCTCCACATCGTTGATCAGCGACTCGAAGTTCTCCCGCACCCCGCGGGTGTTGCCGACCCCGCCGGGAAAGAGGCTGTCGCCGGTGAACAGGTGCGCCCGGCCGCCGCCCGGTTCCTGATAGGCCAGCACGATCGAGCCCGGGGTGTGGCCGACCACGTGGATCACCTCCAGGCTGTGCCCGCCGACCTCGACGGTGTCGCCGTCCTGCAGGGTGCGGGTCACCACCGGCAGCGGCGGCGCGTCCGCCGCGTGCGCCAGCGACGCCGCGCCGGTCGCCCGGACCACCTCGGCCAGCGCGAACCAGTGGTCGCGGTGCTGGTGCGTGGTCACCACCGTGGCCAGGCCCGCGTCCCCGGCTAGTTTCAGCAGCTCGGGCGCGTCGTTGGCGGCGTCGATCAGCAGCTGCTCGGCGCCGGCGCTCAACAGATACGCGTTGTTGTCCATCGGGCCGACCGACACCTTGGTCAGCGTCAGCCCGCCGCCGAGATCCCGGACGCCCGGCGCCTCGCCGGTGTACTCCGTGGTCATCGCTGCCTCCGAGGGCTCATTTCCAGCGCACCGGCCGGGGAAGCTCGCCGTCCGGCGAGACGGTCAGGTCGGCGCCGTCGGCGCGGCCGGCCAGCCACGCGGCGATCGACCGGGCCGGGCCGCCGATCACCGGGGCCTGCGTCGTGCCGGTGGGCGAGCCGACCGTCAGCGGGTGCTCCAGGCCGAACGGGCGCAGCACCATCGCCGGGGCCGACGCCGGCAGGTCACCGGCGATCTCGCGGAGCAGCCGCAGGGCGAACGCGTCCGGCCAGTCCGCCGGGGTGTAGCCGCGGCCCAGGTCGACGTGGTGCACCTCGACCTCGCGCAGCCGGGCCCACGGCACCGCGGCCGCCGAGCGGTCGATGACCGGCAGATGGAACGTCCAGGCGGTGGCCGGCATCGCCGCGGCGGCGTCGGCGAACCGCTCGTGCGCGGCGCGGATGTCGGCGATCTGCTCGGCCAGCGGCCGCGCGGCGCCGGCCGCGATGCCCGCCTCGCGCGCCGCGGGCGACGGGTACGGCGGCGTCTCGACGCCGGTCCGTGCCCAGGTCAGCAAATTCGTGTACGCGTCGGCGTTGCGCGCCACGTGGGTCAGCACGTGCCCGACGGTCCAGCCGGGCAGCGCGGACGGCTCGCCGACCACCGTGTCGTCGAGCTGCTCGGCGGTGCGCAGCAGTGCCTCGGTGGCCTGCTCGACGTCGGTCATCAGCACCAGCGGGTCGATCGTCATGCGCGCACCGCCCCACCCGGACAGGTGGCGAGAGCGCGGGGCAAAGGCGTCACGGGAACGACCCTAGCCGGTCCCGGGACGAAAC is a genomic window of Actinoplanes teichomyceticus ATCC 31121 containing:
- a CDS encoding uL11 family ribosomal protein, with product MPPKKKTHEVTLALEAGNAAMVDLGKMLGPTGANMRAVKVEYDEATAKNRGEIIPVIVTVYEDRSHTLAYKTPPTSFLIRKALGIQSGASNPLTQTVGTLSATQVKEIAERKLPDLNANDLDAAINIVSGTARSMGVKIAS
- a CDS encoding ATP-dependent Clp protease proteolytic subunit yields the protein MNLRHDPSRWGFPPQQPNQPADLPPAGPGLPGWLEERLFEQRIVMLRGQLTSEVATALSAALLTLDAAGQAPIQLHVACPGGDLSAALAVVDVLDALVSPVHSLVTAEAGGAALAVLAAADRRAAYRHARFKLTEPRAAGVTGTADEVAAAAGQHLRELEEVVVRLAEVTGRPRSRVEDDLSAGRSLSAAEALEYGLLDEVITPKAR
- a CDS encoding SigE family RNA polymerase sigma factor, which codes for MRNERDEQFHRFVVSRRSGLVRTATLLTAGDPHLAEDLVQSTLTKLYVAWPSFQRAGNPDGYLRRVLVNALTDEKRRWWRRREEPMADVPDRAVAVDPLAHGELADGLRAALKQLPPRMRAALVFRYVYDLDVADTADALGCSEGTVKSQTARALDRLRAVIGQNPSLAHL
- a CDS encoding MBL fold metallo-hydrolase, translating into MTTEYTGEAPGVRDLGGGLTLTKVSVGPMDNNAYLLSAGAEQLLIDAANDAPELLKLAGDAGLATVVTTHQHRDHWFALAEVVRATGAASLAHAADAPPLPVVTRTLQDGDTVEVGGHSLEVIHVVGHTPGSIVLAYQEPGGGRAHLFTGDSLFPGGVGNTRGVRENFESLINDVERKLFDRFPDDTWFYPGHGRDSTLGAERPHLAEWRARGW
- a CDS encoding maleylpyruvate isomerase family mycothiol-dependent enzyme, whose translation is MTIDPLVLMTDVEQATEALLRTAEQLDDTVVGEPSALPGWTVGHVLTHVARNADAYTNLLTWARTGVETPPYPSPAAREAGIAAGAARPLAEQIADIRAAHERFADAAAAMPATAWTFHLPVIDRSAAAVPWARLREVEVHHVDLGRGYTPADWPDAFALRLLREIAGDLPASAPAMVLRPFGLEHPLTVGSPTGTTQAPVIGGPARSIAAWLAGRADGADLTVSPDGELPRPVRWK